In Myxococcales bacterium, the following proteins share a genomic window:
- a CDS encoding DedA family protein, protein MLQHVATWVQQFIADAGYVGLFVMIFLESTLVPIPSLLVMPFAGFMAAQGHFSLPAILAINSAGAVSGSLFSYWIGMRGGTRLLETYGKYFFIKPADIARTEEFFAKHGMWTILIARFMPVIRHIISIPAGVARMKLTTFVTQTLLGATLWGGGLMIVGYVLGSRWQEVAMIAKKFDLAIAIATVVVIVGLALRFYLKRRKAALAATAPTQS, encoded by the coding sequence GTGCTCCAACACGTCGCGACTTGGGTGCAGCAGTTTATTGCGGACGCCGGCTACGTCGGCTTGTTTGTGATGATTTTTCTCGAGAGCACATTGGTGCCCATTCCATCGCTGCTGGTCATGCCCTTCGCGGGTTTTATGGCGGCGCAGGGCCATTTTTCATTGCCGGCAATCCTGGCCATTAACAGCGCCGGCGCGGTGTCGGGCTCCTTGTTTTCGTATTGGATCGGCATGCGCGGCGGCACGCGCTTGCTCGAAACGTATGGCAAGTATTTTTTTATCAAGCCCGCCGACATCGCGCGCACCGAAGAGTTTTTTGCCAAGCACGGCATGTGGACCATTCTCATCGCGCGCTTCATGCCTGTGATTCGCCATATCATCTCGATTCCTGCCGGCGTCGCACGCATGAAGCTTACGACCTTCGTTACCCAAACGTTGCTCGGCGCGACCCTGTGGGGTGGGGGCCTGATGATCGTCGGGTACGTCCTCGGCAGTCGCTGGCAAGAGGTGGCCATGATCGCCAAAAAATTTGACCTCGCGATCGCCATTGCGACCGTCGTGGTCATCGTGGGGCTCGCTCTTCGGTTTTACCTCAAGCGGCGCAAGGCGGCCTTAGCCGCAACGGCGCCCACCCAGTCGTGA
- a CDS encoding protein kinase, whose amino-acid sequence MGAAPSFSSFAPGTKILDRYIIEEMIGVGGMGMVFRARHELLGETVAIKCLRADSGSGNESLSRFLREARASAQIKSQHVAKVHDVGTLPSGTPYMVMEYLEGQDLGELLTRYGAFSIHDAIEYALQACDALNAAHKLGVVHRDIKPANFFLTKNEHGEKIVKMLDFGISKTDGENLTKSAVMLGTPFYMAPEQLYSAKAADIRSDIWSMGVVMYELIEGGRPFIGESVFELGGAILSNPPQPTKKAWPKGLFAVVQKCLEKEPEKRFQSAAELLTALAQFDQSTGTGRQARIRRHQIEREFADDVTAVDTKPAPAATRAQLAAPKPPMVAKGPGAAKPPAAAKAPLPPVEQEDTVPTPMKVGAPLTAPDQVTPGFAAAVSTSASAGRPQRAHTVTSLDTNDLKAPRSLTSIVLVVAAAVGLVVAAWWALSRAGTPTVETKSVEGADASAVVDAGAKPADSADANSFVDAATAPGVDAALTATPPIRVPTKPTPDPQPVSSRPAQRPATTKVRGSGSKASRNPTPKPPVKDPNSYR is encoded by the coding sequence GTGGGCGCCGCGCCAAGCTTTTCAAGTTTTGCTCCAGGAACAAAAATCCTGGATCGCTACATTATTGAGGAAATGATCGGCGTCGGCGGCATGGGCATGGTGTTTCGCGCCCGGCATGAGCTGCTCGGCGAGACGGTGGCAATCAAGTGCCTGCGCGCCGATAGCGGCAGCGGCAACGAATCGCTCTCTCGCTTTCTGCGCGAGGCCCGGGCGTCGGCGCAGATAAAGAGCCAGCACGTCGCCAAGGTGCACGACGTCGGCACGCTGCCGAGCGGCACGCCGTACATGGTCATGGAATATCTCGAGGGCCAAGATCTCGGCGAGCTGCTGACCCGATACGGCGCATTCTCGATTCACGATGCCATCGAATACGCGCTGCAGGCCTGCGATGCGCTCAATGCCGCCCACAAGCTCGGGGTCGTGCATCGCGACATCAAGCCGGCCAATTTCTTTCTGACCAAGAACGAGCATGGCGAGAAGATCGTCAAGATGCTCGACTTTGGCATTTCCAAGACCGACGGCGAGAATCTAACCAAGAGCGCGGTCATGCTTGGCACGCCGTTTTACATGGCGCCGGAGCAACTGTATTCCGCGAAGGCTGCGGACATTCGCTCTGACATTTGGTCGATGGGCGTCGTCATGTATGAGCTCATCGAAGGTGGTCGCCCCTTTATTGGCGAGTCGGTGTTTGAGCTTGGCGGCGCCATCCTTTCCAACCCGCCGCAGCCGACCAAAAAAGCCTGGCCCAAGGGCCTCTTTGCCGTGGTTCAAAAATGCCTCGAGAAGGAGCCTGAGAAGCGCTTTCAATCCGCCGCTGAATTGCTAACCGCGCTGGCCCAGTTTGACCAGAGCACCGGCACAGGTCGCCAAGCGCGAATTCGTCGCCACCAAATTGAGCGCGAGTTTGCCGATGACGTCACCGCCGTAGACACCAAGCCCGCGCCGGCTGCCACCCGCGCCCAGCTCGCGGCACCAAAACCGCCGATGGTCGCAAAAGGCCCGGGCGCGGCGAAGCCGCCGGCGGCCGCCAAGGCGCCGCTGCCCCCGGTCGAGCAAGAAGACACAGTGCCGACGCCAATGAAGGTCGGTGCCCCTTTGACCGCGCCCGACCAAGTGACGCCCGGCTTTGCCGCGGCAGTATCGACGAGTGCGTCCGCGGGCAGGCCGCAACGCGCGCATACCGTAACCTCGCTCGATACGAACGACCTCAAAGCGCCTCGATCGCTAACGTCGATCGTGCTGGTGGTGGCCGCCGCCGTTGGACTTGTTGTAGCCGCATGGTGGGCGCTATCGCGCGCGGGCACCCCCACCGTCGAAACCAAGTCGGTCGAAGGTGCGGATGCGAGCGCGGTCGTCGATGCGGGCGCGAAACCCGCCGACAGTGCAGACGCCAACTCGTTCGTCGATGCGGCCACGGCCCCCGGTGTCGACGCGGCGTTGACCGCGACGCCGCCTATCCGCGTACCAACCAAGCCAACACCAGATCCGCAACCGGTCTCGTCCAGACCCGCCCAAAGGCCCGCTACCACTAAGGTGCGAGGGTCAGGTAGCAAAGCGAGTCGCAACCCCACGCCTAAGCCTCCGGTCAAAGATCCAAATTCATACCGCTAG
- a CDS encoding serine/threonine protein phosphatase, producing MVDLSSDPVVAERQMNALVFYLTAFGYIDGEFNDRERALVHGILHQLVHAQVEATMASASAADRAATTQTFAGHFYDLVSKVDLYIRGLYGEARAKDEDATEYVSSRLMLRCYETFLEFSPQNRTGLIAAVDAMMADDGKVHRDEVRFRLQLEKALAAEVPEAIEVEITEDMMSVIDAPQALPVAATDPAWLSRIEVHYAGNANVIAEQFAADVRLAARVTADLAARREAGRGKLTGVQTLAALAGQAPFLDGFVYAQPKRRGAAYDLTVVGDLHGCYSNLKAALAQSRFFEKLAAWRKQPQATPEPKLILLGDYIDRGIFSFDGVLRAAMELYLAEPDHVFLLRGNHEYFVEYNGRIYGGVKPSEGISSLLPYLSDREFSPFMAFFEALPSSIIFDHLFFVHAGIPRDSLMRERYQDLGSLNDADMRFQMMWSDPVSSDYVPEELQNETARFRFGQRQFAAFMARIGCSMMVRGHEKIDEGFCNVYPQCPITLLDVFSAGGSANNDVPEASSYRTVRPMAATIELRGDATRVIPWALDYRPFMHGARNGFYARPRDLAHIVT from the coding sequence ATGGTGGACCTGAGCAGCGATCCAGTAGTTGCCGAGCGCCAGATGAACGCGCTGGTCTTCTACCTGACCGCGTTCGGCTACATCGACGGAGAATTTAACGACCGGGAACGTGCGCTGGTGCACGGTATTTTGCATCAGCTCGTGCACGCGCAGGTCGAGGCGACCATGGCCAGTGCCAGCGCCGCCGACCGCGCGGCGACCACGCAGACGTTTGCCGGCCATTTTTATGATCTGGTGAGCAAGGTCGACTTATATATTCGCGGGCTTTACGGCGAGGCGCGCGCCAAAGACGAAGATGCCACCGAATACGTCAGCTCGCGGCTGATGCTGCGCTGCTACGAGACGTTTCTTGAATTCAGTCCGCAAAATCGCACCGGGCTCATCGCCGCCGTTGACGCGATGATGGCCGACGACGGCAAGGTTCACCGCGACGAGGTGAGGTTTCGCTTGCAACTCGAGAAGGCGCTCGCGGCGGAGGTCCCCGAGGCCATAGAGGTCGAGATCACCGAGGACATGATGTCGGTGATCGACGCCCCGCAGGCGTTGCCCGTTGCCGCGACCGACCCCGCGTGGCTTAGCCGCATCGAGGTTCACTACGCGGGCAATGCCAATGTCATCGCAGAGCAATTTGCGGCCGACGTTCGTCTCGCGGCACGCGTCACCGCCGATTTGGCGGCGCGGCGCGAGGCCGGACGAGGCAAGCTAACGGGCGTGCAAACCCTGGCAGCGTTGGCCGGCCAGGCGCCGTTTCTCGATGGCTTTGTCTACGCGCAACCCAAGCGGCGCGGGGCGGCCTACGATCTGACCGTCGTTGGCGATCTGCACGGATGCTACAGCAACCTTAAGGCCGCGCTGGCACAATCGCGGTTCTTTGAGAAACTCGCCGCGTGGCGCAAACAGCCGCAGGCCACGCCAGAACCCAAGCTAATCCTGCTTGGCGATTACATCGATCGCGGCATCTTTAGCTTCGACGGCGTGCTGCGAGCCGCGATGGAGCTGTATCTCGCCGAGCCCGATCACGTGTTCCTGTTGCGCGGCAATCACGAATATTTTGTCGAGTACAACGGCCGCATCTACGGTGGGGTTAAGCCCTCCGAGGGCATCAGCAGCCTGCTGCCCTATCTAAGCGATCGCGAGTTTTCGCCTTTCATGGCGTTTTTCGAGGCCCTGCCTTCGTCGATTATTTTCGATCATCTGTTTTTTGTCCATGCGGGCATCCCGCGCGACAGCCTCATGCGCGAGCGCTACCAAGATCTTGGCTCGCTCAACGATGCGGACATGCGCTTCCAAATGATGTGGAGCGATCCGGTAAGCAGCGACTATGTCCCCGAGGAGCTACAAAATGAGACCGCGCGTTTTCGCTTTGGCCAGCGCCAATTCGCGGCCTTCATGGCACGCATCGGCTGCAGCATGATGGTACGCGGCCACGAAAAAATCGACGAGGGCTTTTGCAACGTTTACCCGCAATGCCCGATCACCCTGCTCGACGTCTTCTCCGCCGGCGGCAGCGCCAACAACGACGTCCCTGAGGCCTCGAGCTACCGCACGGTTAGGCCTATGGCGGCGACGATCGAGCTGCGGGGCGATGCCACCCGCGTGATCCCGTGGGCCCTCGACTACCGGCCGTTCATGCACGGCGCCCGCAATGGCTTTTACGCGCGCCCACGCGACCTCGCACACATCGTAACCTAG
- a CDS encoding OmpA family protein codes for MAAKSRAAATRGAIGGAALVAVLLVAASAGEARPRLDVGAYTGVLVLDDGNELGNAWAPEQVPGVGAVLGVRLGFVPWRWSVGRGYLELGAEAEARLSLAATGSEPAYGRNSYSSPVVGVHAQFSLAYAPSADARWVPFLLVGGGPETVFSSSPYVQTDADAAAYWGAGVRYQLQPTFALRLDLRQGVTAGRDAERSYTYEVGLGISKAIMFGRPPRPSLPQDRDDDGIVDATDKCPEDAETYNSYEDDDGCPDNADLDNDGIKNQDDKCPERIENFNGIADDDGCPETDDDNDRILSNLDKCPDVAEDYDKFEDEDGCPDVDNDRDGVSDALDECPAEPELRNGYRDEDGCPDELPREIAKYAGVVPGISFEMGDARIKKSSNATLKEAVRVFRKYPELRISIIGHTDDIGTREENLDLSKRRAEAVKWWLVDRGIMPERIEAFGKGPDEPKVPNTSPQNRELNRRIEFQLIIAPPVVAPPPSAPPAAAPAAPKAAPAAPKTAPVAPKAAPGATLPKKP; via the coding sequence ATGGCAGCAAAGTCGCGAGCGGCGGCGACGCGTGGGGCAATCGGTGGCGCGGCACTTGTCGCGGTGCTGCTCGTGGCAGCCTCCGCTGGCGAGGCCCGGCCGCGCTTAGACGTAGGTGCTTACACCGGCGTGCTGGTGCTGGACGACGGCAATGAGCTCGGCAACGCCTGGGCTCCCGAGCAAGTGCCGGGAGTTGGGGCCGTGCTTGGTGTGCGGCTCGGTTTTGTGCCCTGGCGATGGTCGGTGGGGCGAGGCTACCTGGAGCTCGGCGCTGAAGCCGAAGCACGGTTGTCCTTGGCCGCTACCGGCAGCGAGCCCGCGTACGGTCGCAATTCGTATTCATCACCCGTGGTCGGCGTGCATGCGCAGTTTTCGCTGGCATATGCGCCGAGCGCCGACGCGCGCTGGGTGCCGTTTCTCTTGGTAGGCGGCGGCCCAGAAACCGTTTTCTCGTCATCGCCGTATGTGCAAACCGATGCCGATGCCGCCGCGTATTGGGGCGCCGGCGTGCGTTATCAATTGCAGCCAACCTTCGCCTTGCGTCTCGACCTGCGCCAGGGCGTTACCGCTGGCCGCGACGCCGAGCGATCCTATACGTACGAAGTGGGGCTCGGCATCAGCAAGGCCATCATGTTTGGCCGGCCACCCAGGCCATCGCTGCCGCAGGATCGCGATGACGATGGCATCGTCGACGCGACCGACAAATGTCCCGAGGACGCGGAGACCTATAATAGCTATGAAGACGACGATGGCTGTCCCGACAACGCCGATCTCGACAACGACGGCATCAAAAACCAAGACGATAAGTGCCCCGAGCGCATCGAAAACTTTAACGGCATTGCCGACGATGACGGCTGTCCGGAAACGGATGACGACAACGATCGCATCCTGTCAAATCTCGATAAGTGCCCCGACGTGGCCGAGGACTACGACAAATTTGAGGACGAGGATGGCTGTCCAGATGTCGACAACGACCGCGATGGCGTGAGCGATGCGCTCGACGAATGTCCTGCGGAGCCCGAGTTGCGCAACGGGTATCGCGATGAAGACGGCTGCCCCGACGAGCTGCCGCGAGAAATTGCCAAGTACGCCGGCGTGGTGCCAGGCATTTCATTCGAGATGGGCGACGCCCGCATCAAGAAATCGTCTAATGCAACGCTCAAGGAGGCGGTGCGGGTATTTCGCAAGTATCCCGAGCTGCGCATTTCGATCATCGGCCACACCGATGACATCGGCACCCGCGAGGAAAATCTCGATCTGTCCAAGCGGCGCGCCGAGGCAGTCAAGTGGTGGTTAGTCGACCGCGGCATCATGCCCGAGCGCATCGAAGCCTTTGGCAAGGGTCCCGACGAGCCCAAGGTGCCCAACACCTCGCCGCAAAATCGCGAGCTCAACCGCCGCATCGAGTTTCAGCTCATCATTGCGCCCCCGGTGGTCGCGCCGCCCCCGTCAGCCCCGCCGGCTGCGGCACCCGCCGCGCCAAAGGCCGCCCCCGCGGCGCCAAAGACCGCACCCGTTGCGCCAAAGGCCGCACCCGGCGCGACTCTGCCGAAGAAACCTTGA
- a CDS encoding M20/M25/M40 family metallo-hydrolase, translated as MFLDHTAHALFPLSRTLFVVGALELAINRVIVESLRPPPGHATSKALLALDWAGLYLFYFATIVAAIALFWRGFTAGGAPRRVTSLPLPLVLGTTALASVTAAALPGLANAAVALRVLAIAAVIGAVVVAWRSSAPIRSKLGISVWASCLLVPLALVALRPWLGADAVARGIHKLLAFIPLVALLTPVWFAPRPVSVAIRRSGPWLLAILCAGVIYSSLDEQPVASAQMFFTTFGIDLREGVSPSRLLVGASAAAALMWTIGACAVSEVRAQRDASVGLALIMMGGLGLPWPLYTLMGVVGLWLLVDAAPFLHEEPIMQPGTRLSAAALIMLLACTLPMMGCTPKHGPRPLGGDDARDPMATRESDAERAAEIDGDADAFVTRTGTSGATGGGAMAPNATAWLAEAELARLAGDAKRIIAAVAADTTAWPRLAYLTDRIGARLSGSPQLAAAITWAQTTLIQEGLATTLQPVKVRHWVRGEERGSIVAPISHRLALLGLGGTVSTPARGITANVVVVDSWEAMAAAKDRIKGAIVLFNVPMTTMASYGAIFGFRYYGASRAAELGAAAVLVRSLTTVSLHTPHTGTLSYKAGVKKIPAAAIAIEDADLIARLVASGQPVSVTLRLQSRERPPAPSFNVIAELPGREAPHEIVLISAHIDSWDIGQGAHDDGGGVVACMQALATLKRLGLTPRRTIRVVLFTNEENGTAGAEAYAAQYGKDAGNHVLVFETDAGTFAPRGFTIAAPKATEVTITARWAQLAPIFAVAGAPTIKTGWAGTDIEPMIDLGMLGATIDSANERYFDYHHTHADTLDKINPVDFTNNIAAIAVMAYVLADAPLRIDAADATSTR; from the coding sequence ATGTTTTTAGATCATACGGCGCACGCACTTTTTCCGCTGTCGCGCACGCTGTTTGTGGTCGGCGCGCTGGAGCTAGCGATCAACCGCGTCATTGTCGAGTCGTTGCGGCCGCCACCTGGGCATGCGACGTCGAAGGCGTTGCTGGCGCTCGACTGGGCTGGCCTCTATCTGTTTTATTTCGCGACGATCGTCGCGGCCATCGCGTTGTTTTGGCGCGGGTTTACCGCGGGAGGCGCGCCGCGGCGGGTGACAAGCCTGCCGTTGCCGCTCGTCCTCGGCACCACCGCGCTGGCAAGCGTCACGGCTGCTGCGCTGCCTGGGCTGGCCAACGCGGCCGTCGCACTCCGTGTGCTCGCGATCGCCGCCGTCATCGGCGCCGTCGTGGTCGCTTGGCGTAGCTCTGCGCCAATTCGCAGCAAGCTTGGCATTAGCGTGTGGGCCAGCTGCTTGCTGGTGCCACTCGCGTTGGTGGCGTTGCGGCCGTGGCTCGGCGCCGATGCCGTGGCACGTGGCATCCACAAGCTGCTCGCGTTTATCCCGCTCGTCGCGCTGCTTACCCCGGTATGGTTTGCGCCACGCCCGGTGTCCGTGGCGATTCGCCGCAGTGGGCCGTGGCTGCTCGCCATCCTCTGTGCAGGCGTGATCTATTCCAGCCTCGACGAACAACCGGTCGCCAGCGCGCAGATGTTTTTTACGACCTTTGGCATCGATCTGCGCGAAGGCGTCTCGCCGTCGCGCCTATTGGTCGGAGCCTCCGCCGCGGCCGCCCTTATGTGGACCATCGGCGCTTGCGCCGTCTCTGAGGTACGGGCGCAGCGCGATGCGTCGGTTGGCCTCGCGCTCATCATGATGGGCGGGCTTGGCCTGCCCTGGCCGCTCTATACCTTGATGGGCGTCGTTGGCCTGTGGCTGCTGGTCGACGCCGCCCCCTTCCTTCACGAGGAACCGATTATGCAACCAGGTACGCGTCTTTCCGCTGCGGCGCTGATCATGCTGCTCGCTTGCACCTTGCCCATGATGGGCTGCACGCCCAAGCATGGCCCACGACCGCTTGGCGGCGACGATGCGCGCGATCCAATGGCGACGCGTGAAAGTGACGCCGAGCGTGCGGCCGAAATCGACGGCGATGCCGATGCCTTTGTTACGCGGACCGGCACGTCGGGCGCAACCGGCGGCGGGGCAATGGCGCCTAACGCAACCGCGTGGCTCGCCGAAGCCGAACTGGCTCGCCTTGCAGGCGATGCCAAGCGCATCATCGCGGCGGTCGCCGCGGACACCACCGCGTGGCCGCGCCTCGCTTATCTCACCGACCGCATCGGTGCCCGCCTCAGCGGCTCGCCGCAATTGGCGGCGGCCATTACGTGGGCGCAGACGACGTTGATCCAAGAAGGCCTCGCGACAACGTTGCAGCCGGTCAAGGTGCGCCATTGGGTACGCGGTGAGGAACGCGGCAGCATCGTTGCACCCATCTCGCATCGCCTTGCGCTGCTTGGGCTTGGCGGCACGGTGTCAACGCCGGCGCGGGGCATCACCGCCAATGTGGTCGTGGTGGATTCGTGGGAGGCCATGGCGGCGGCGAAAGATCGCATCAAGGGCGCGATCGTGTTGTTCAATGTGCCGATGACAACGATGGCGAGCTACGGGGCCATCTTTGGTTTTCGTTACTATGGCGCCTCGCGCGCGGCCGAGCTCGGCGCGGCGGCGGTGCTCGTGCGATCGCTGACTACGGTCTCGCTGCACACGCCCCACACCGGCACGCTCAGCTATAAAGCCGGCGTCAAAAAAATCCCCGCGGCGGCCATTGCCATCGAAGACGCCGATTTGATCGCGCGCCTCGTTGCGAGCGGTCAACCTGTCAGCGTGACGCTGCGGCTGCAAAGCCGCGAGCGGCCGCCGGCGCCGTCGTTCAACGTCATCGCGGAGCTGCCAGGCCGCGAGGCGCCGCACGAAATCGTGTTGATTAGCGCCCATATCGATTCGTGGGACATTGGCCAGGGTGCGCACGATGATGGCGGCGGCGTGGTTGCGTGCATGCAGGCGCTTGCGACGCTGAAACGCCTCGGCCTGACGCCCCGCCGCACGATTCGCGTCGTCTTGTTTACCAATGAAGAAAATGGCACGGCCGGCGCCGAGGCCTACGCCGCGCAATACGGCAAGGACGCCGGCAACCACGTGCTGGTGTTCGAGACCGACGCCGGCACGTTTGCGCCGCGCGGTTTTACCATTGCGGCGCCTAAGGCCACCGAGGTGACAATCACGGCCCGGTGGGCGCAGCTTGCGCCGATCTTCGCCGTGGCGGGCGCGCCAACGATCAAGACGGGCTGGGCCGGCACGGACATTGAGCCGATGATCGACTTGGGCATGCTAGGCGCCACCATCGACAGCGCCAACGAACGCTACTTCGACTACCACCACACCCACGCCGACACGCTCGACAAGATTAACCCCGTCGATTTTACAAACAACATCGCCGCCATCGCCGTCATGGCGTACGTGCTCGCCGACGCGCCGCTGCGCATCGACGCCGCGGACGCGACGAGCACGCGGTAA
- a CDS encoding N-acetylmuramoyl-L-alanine amidase: MLRLLVALGVCAALTWALSGDFATSRARREDTAAAIAGKAATLAAAPSMPATTARTVGDDSRIDTGLGAARGPVIVLDPGHGGSNHGALAIVPSVLEKQLTLAIATQTATRLRAAGYTVYLTREDDRALTLRERLAFGENVNATLFVSIHANASQSRQQHGFETYVLSARAIDVDAPALRHDLSRPRPGIDPTTAMVLDDIERGVSQWRSIDVAERVQLALAQARPNSPNRGIRQESQHVLLGATMPAILVEVGFIDHPREGRELMQPPVQGKIAEALANAMSAWMVANKLGPTRP; encoded by the coding sequence ATGCTTCGATTGCTAGTGGCTTTGGGCGTTTGCGCGGCGCTAACCTGGGCGCTCTCGGGCGACTTTGCGACCTCCCGCGCGAGGCGTGAAGACACGGCGGCGGCCATCGCGGGCAAGGCCGCGACCCTTGCCGCGGCGCCGTCGATGCCAGCGACTACCGCGCGAACCGTTGGAGATGACAGCCGCATTGACACTGGACTTGGCGCCGCGCGAGGGCCGGTCATTGTGCTCGATCCGGGCCACGGCGGCTCAAACCATGGCGCGCTTGCCATCGTGCCAAGCGTGCTCGAAAAGCAGCTTACCTTGGCGATTGCGACGCAGACCGCGACACGCTTGCGCGCGGCGGGCTACACCGTCTATCTCACGCGCGAGGACGATCGCGCGCTGACCTTGCGCGAACGCTTGGCATTTGGCGAAAACGTCAACGCCACGCTCTTTGTCAGTATTCACGCCAATGCCTCGCAAAGTCGGCAGCAGCACGGCTTTGAAACCTATGTGCTTTCGGCGCGGGCCATCGATGTCGACGCGCCGGCGTTGCGTCACGATCTCTCGCGACCTCGGCCGGGCATTGACCCGACCACGGCGATGGTGCTGGACGACATCGAGCGCGGCGTGTCGCAATGGCGCTCGATTGACGTCGCGGAGCGGGTGCAGCTGGCGCTGGCGCAGGCGCGGCCGAACAGCCCCAATCGCGGCATTCGGCAGGAGTCCCAACATGTGCTGCTTGGCGCCACCATGCCCGCGATATTAGTTGAGGTGGGCTTCATCGACCATCCCCGCGAAGGGCGTGAATTGATGCAGCCGCCAGTACAGGGCAAGATCGCGGAGGCGCTGGCGAATGCGATGTCAGCCTGGATGGTCGCCAATAAACTTGGGCCGACGCGGCCGTAG
- the rph gene encoding ribonuclease PH, translated as MRIDGRKNNELRKLEIVSGYQKHAEGSALIKMGDTHVLCAASVEAGVPHFLKGKGQGWLTAEYAMLPRATHTRSKRDPGGRGKEIQRLIGRALRQAVDLQKLGEFTIAVDCDVLQADGGTRVSSITGAWVALAWAIESMIKSGALADRGALLPPVAAISVGIVGGEVMLDLPYEEDSRAEVDMNVVMNEQGKLIEVQGTGENASFNRAQLDAMLDVAHVGIDVLCKRQREAAPK; from the coding sequence ATGCGCATCGATGGCCGAAAAAACAATGAACTCCGCAAGCTCGAGATTGTTTCGGGCTATCAAAAACACGCCGAGGGCAGCGCGCTCATCAAGATGGGCGATACGCACGTGCTGTGTGCGGCCTCGGTTGAAGCGGGCGTTCCGCACTTCCTAAAGGGCAAAGGCCAGGGCTGGCTGACCGCCGAATACGCCATGTTGCCGCGCGCGACGCACACGCGCAGCAAGCGCGACCCGGGTGGCCGCGGCAAAGAAATCCAACGCCTCATCGGCCGCGCCTTGCGCCAGGCCGTTGACCTGCAAAAGCTCGGCGAATTCACCATTGCCGTCGATTGTGACGTGTTGCAGGCCGATGGCGGCACGCGGGTATCGTCGATTACGGGGGCTTGGGTCGCCTTGGCGTGGGCCATCGAGTCCATGATAAAATCTGGCGCGCTCGCCGATCGCGGCGCGCTATTGCCACCGGTGGCGGCGATCTCGGTCGGCATCGTGGGCGGCGAAGTCATGCTCGACCTGCCCTACGAAGAGGATAGCCGCGCCGAAGTCGACATGAATGTCGTCATGAACGAGCAGGGCAAGCTCATCGAAGTGCAAGGCACCGGCGAGAACGCGTCGTTTAATCGCGCACAACTCGACGCCATGCTCGACGTCGCGCATGTCGGCATCGACGTCTTGTGCAAGCGTCAGCGCGAGGCCGCGCCAAAATGA
- the rdgB gene encoding RdgB/HAM1 family non-canonical purine NTP pyrophosphatase produces the protein MSAPRTLVFATRNKGKVAELQALLAGAGIAVCSLAELEAARGIALPEVIEDGATFYDNALLKARAIALATGLPALADDSGLIVDALGGAPGVFSARYAGEPSNDAANNGKLLAELAAVPSDQRTARFVASLVFCDVADGVEQLIAAEGVCEGTILTAPRGSGGFGYDPLFLSLDAGVSFAELTVAQKSQFSHRARAMAALATSLVAALQP, from the coding sequence ATGAGCGCGCCGCGCACGCTGGTGTTTGCGACGCGCAACAAGGGCAAGGTCGCCGAGTTGCAGGCGTTGCTCGCCGGGGCGGGCATTGCGGTTTGTTCGCTCGCCGAGCTCGAGGCCGCGCGCGGCATCGCCCTGCCAGAGGTGATTGAGGATGGCGCGACGTTTTACGACAACGCGCTGCTTAAGGCCCGCGCGATCGCCTTGGCCACGGGCTTGCCGGCGCTTGCCGACGACAGCGGCCTCATCGTCGATGCCCTCGGCGGCGCGCCAGGGGTATTTTCGGCGCGCTATGCCGGCGAGCCAAGCAACGACGCCGCGAATAATGGCAAGCTCTTGGCGGAGCTCGCCGCGGTGCCCAGCGACCAGCGCACCGCGCGCTTCGTCGCCTCGCTGGTGTTTTGCGACGTGGCGGATGGCGTCGAACAACTCATCGCCGCCGAGGGCGTGTGCGAAGGCACCATCTTGACCGCGCCGCGCGGCTCAGGTGGCTTCGGCTACGATCCACTTTTCTTGTCCCTCGACGCCGGGGTATCGTTTGCCGAGCTCACGGTGGCGCAAAAGTCGCAATTCTCGCATCGCGCGCGTGCGATGGCGGCGCTGGCGACCAGCCTCGTCGCTGCCCTTCAACCATAG